The following proteins come from a genomic window of Achromobacter deleyi:
- the rplS gene encoding 50S ribosomal protein L19 gives MNLIAILEQEEIARLTGGQAKPEFAPGDTVIVSVNVVEGTRKRVQAFEGVVIAKRNRGLNSAFTVRKISSGEAVERTFQLYSPQIAGIEVKRRGDVRRAKLYYLRNRSGKSARIKEKLVSKQASAA, from the coding sequence ATGAACCTTATCGCTATCCTGGAACAGGAAGAGATTGCCCGCCTGACCGGCGGCCAAGCCAAGCCTGAATTTGCTCCCGGTGACACCGTCATCGTGAGCGTGAACGTCGTTGAAGGCACCCGCAAGCGCGTGCAGGCTTTCGAAGGCGTCGTGATCGCCAAGCGCAACCGCGGCCTGAACTCCGCGTTCACCGTGCGCAAGATTTCGTCGGGTGAAGCCGTGGAACGTACGTTCCAGCTGTACTCGCCGCAAATCGCCGGCATCGAAGTCAAGCGCCGCGGCGACGTGCGCCGCGCCAAGCTGTACTACCTGCGCAACCGCTCGGGCAAGTCGGCGCGTATCAAGGAAAAGCTGGTCAGCAAGCAAGCCTCGGCGGCTTGA
- a CDS encoding DMT family transporter, whose product MSYSSLLLVVLAAMAHATWNLLAKRAAMVGAPFVFAYGLCASVLYAPWVVWVLLHDGMTWTWPVVGAILTSSLLHLGYSLCLQRGYQVADLSVVYPIARGTGPLLSTTGAFLLLREPATTTGIAGMLCVVIGVLLIATQGRLSIFRNAQAWVGVRWGMVIGLFIAAYTVVDAYGVKVLLISPVLFDWFTCVTRTAMMTPHMVKRRAQAWELMRGHWHLALAVGLLSPLGYILVLYALRNGAPLSLVAPAREMSMMLGTLAGMFLLREKVGPGRLAGCLSILAGVVLLGST is encoded by the coding sequence ATGTCGTATTCGTCCCTGTTATTGGTCGTCCTGGCGGCGATGGCCCACGCAACGTGGAATCTGCTCGCCAAGCGCGCGGCCATGGTGGGCGCTCCCTTCGTCTTCGCCTATGGGCTGTGCGCCTCGGTGCTGTACGCGCCGTGGGTCGTGTGGGTGCTGCTGCATGACGGCATGACCTGGACCTGGCCGGTGGTCGGGGCGATCCTGACTTCCAGCCTGTTGCATCTGGGCTACAGCCTGTGCCTGCAACGCGGCTATCAGGTCGCGGACCTGTCGGTGGTGTATCCGATCGCCCGCGGCACGGGCCCCCTGCTCTCGACCACCGGCGCTTTCCTGCTGCTGCGCGAACCGGCCACCACTACCGGCATCGCCGGCATGCTGTGCGTCGTGATCGGCGTGCTGCTGATCGCCACCCAGGGACGGCTGTCGATCTTCCGCAACGCCCAGGCCTGGGTGGGCGTGCGCTGGGGCATGGTGATCGGCCTGTTCATCGCCGCTTACACCGTGGTGGACGCCTATGGCGTGAAAGTGCTGCTGATCAGCCCGGTGCTGTTCGACTGGTTCACCTGTGTCACCCGCACCGCCATGATGACGCCACACATGGTGAAGCGCCGCGCCCAGGCGTGGGAGCTGATGCGCGGCCACTGGCACCTGGCCCTGGCGGTGGGCCTGCTGTCGCCGCTGGGCTACATCCTGGTGCTGTATGCGCTGCGCAACGGCGCGCCGCTGAGCCTGGTGGCGCCGGCGCGGGAAATGTCGATGATGCTGGGCACGCTGGCAGGCATGTTCCTGCTGCGTGAGAAAGTCGGCCCCGGCCGCCTGGCGGGCTGCCTGTCGATCCTGGCGGGCGTGGTGCTGCTGGGTTCGACCTGA
- a CDS encoding sulfate adenylyltransferase subunit 1, with amino-acid sequence MNAVNDSFLSGAGTGVLRLITAGSVDDGKSTLIGRLLYDSKGVFADQLDAISRAKYKRVAEGGIDFSLLTDGLEAEREQGITIDVAYRYFSTPARKFIIADAPGHEQYTRNMVTGASTADVAVILIDATRAADGKLLPQTKRHSTIARLLGIRHIVVAVNKMDLVDWDPAVFERIRDAYADLAGKLGIAHFDALPLSALNGDNVVTRSDKTPWYSGQPLLTLLESLELSGDNGAGPLRFPVQWVARHDGSRKDDFRGYAGRIASGVLRPGDEITVQPSGVTARVQEVRLFDRALDEAVAGDSVTLVLDRDVDVSRGDVIVHAAAPAQVAREFEAELCWLDAQALNPARKYLLKHGTRLTSAKIRAVLSHRDIHELQEVENTEGTLRMNDIGRVAFTTRESLAVDRYADVPATGAFILIDEATHQTAAAGMLR; translated from the coding sequence ATGAACGCAGTAAACGATTCTTTTCTTTCGGGCGCCGGCACGGGCGTGCTGCGCCTGATCACCGCGGGTTCGGTCGACGACGGCAAATCGACGCTGATCGGCCGCCTGCTGTATGACAGCAAGGGCGTGTTCGCCGACCAGCTCGACGCCATCTCGCGCGCCAAGTACAAGCGCGTGGCCGAGGGCGGCATCGACTTCTCGCTGCTGACCGACGGCCTGGAGGCCGAGCGCGAGCAGGGCATTACCATCGACGTGGCCTACCGCTATTTCTCGACCCCGGCGCGCAAGTTCATCATCGCCGACGCGCCCGGCCACGAGCAGTACACCCGCAACATGGTCACCGGCGCGTCCACCGCCGACGTGGCCGTGATCCTGATCGACGCCACCCGCGCCGCCGACGGCAAGCTGCTGCCGCAGACCAAGCGCCACAGCACCATCGCGCGGCTGCTGGGCATCCGCCACATCGTGGTGGCGGTCAACAAGATGGACCTGGTCGATTGGGACCCGGCCGTGTTCGAGCGCATCCGCGACGCCTACGCCGATTTGGCGGGCAAGCTCGGCATTGCGCACTTCGACGCGCTGCCGTTGTCGGCGCTGAACGGCGACAACGTGGTGACGCGGTCGGACAAGACGCCGTGGTATTCGGGCCAGCCATTGCTGACGCTGCTGGAATCGCTGGAACTGAGCGGCGACAACGGCGCGGGTCCGCTGCGCTTTCCGGTGCAGTGGGTGGCGCGTCACGACGGCAGCCGCAAGGATGACTTCCGCGGTTACGCCGGCCGCATCGCCAGCGGCGTGCTGCGTCCCGGCGACGAGATCACCGTGCAGCCGTCGGGCGTGACGGCGCGCGTGCAGGAAGTGCGGCTGTTCGATCGCGCGCTCGATGAAGCGGTGGCGGGCGACTCGGTCACGCTGGTGCTGGACCGCGATGTCGACGTGTCGCGCGGCGACGTGATCGTGCACGCGGCGGCGCCGGCGCAGGTCGCGCGCGAGTTCGAGGCGGAGCTGTGCTGGCTCGATGCGCAGGCGCTCAACCCCGCGCGCAAGTATCTGCTCAAGCATGGCACGCGACTGACGTCGGCGAAGATTCGCGCGGTGCTCTCGCATCGCGACATCCACGAACTGCAGGAAGTGGAGAACACCGAAGGCACGCTGCGCATGAACGACATAGGTCGCGTCGCGTTCACGACGCGCGAGTCGTTGGCGGTCGATCGATACGCGGATGTGCCCGCCACCGGCGCCTTCATCCTGATCGACGAAGCCACCCATCAGACCGCGGCGGCGGGCATGCTTCGGTAA
- a CDS encoding PA0069 family radical SAM protein, giving the protein MARTDHSFPAGSGSPAAAPAALRGRGAVTNVRHRFQKDDRVQVDDGWSTSGLPADFVDAVPNTSVIPILPDVRRAPAAPKTTVTAEEARKILSRNDSPDIPFDVAVNPYRGCEHGCVYCYARPTHSYLGYSPGLDFETRLVAKANAVEALRAEISRPGYKPSPINIGSATDAYQPIERDWRLTRGMLELMLETRHPVTIVTKNALVARDLDLLAALAEHKLVVVYMSITTLDADMARTLEPRAAAPWRRLEAVRNLTAAGVPVGVLVAPVIPFINDDAMEHILQESKAAGAHYASYTVIRLPWEVKTLFEDWLNAHYPDRAQRVLHRIEDLRNGRRNDPNFGSRMRGTGIWADLLRQRFAVATRKLGLNRHRLALDCDRFQPPAPAGGSAALFSPAAAGAPVFPSPAGAKASSGVPFASALPVAGAYGRGARQLRAMVAGQLSLFD; this is encoded by the coding sequence ATGGCACGCACCGATCATTCTTTTCCCGCCGGTTCTGGGTCCCCGGCTGCCGCCCCCGCCGCCTTGCGCGGTCGGGGTGCGGTTACTAATGTTCGGCATCGCTTCCAGAAAGATGACCGCGTGCAGGTCGACGATGGCTGGTCCACTTCGGGACTCCCGGCTGATTTCGTTGACGCTGTCCCCAATACTTCCGTCATTCCCATCCTGCCCGACGTCCGCCGGGCGCCTGCCGCCCCCAAGACCACCGTCACGGCCGAAGAGGCCCGCAAGATCCTGTCGCGCAATGACTCGCCCGACATCCCCTTCGACGTGGCCGTCAATCCCTACCGCGGTTGCGAGCACGGCTGCGTCTATTGCTACGCCCGCCCGACCCACTCCTACCTGGGCTATTCCCCCGGCCTCGATTTCGAGACCCGGCTGGTGGCCAAGGCCAACGCGGTCGAGGCACTGCGGGCGGAAATCAGCCGCCCCGGCTACAAGCCGTCGCCCATCAACATCGGCTCGGCCACGGATGCCTACCAGCCCATCGAGCGCGACTGGCGCCTGACGCGCGGCATGCTTGAGCTGATGCTCGAAACCCGCCATCCGGTCACCATCGTCACCAAGAACGCCCTGGTCGCCCGCGACCTCGACCTGCTGGCCGCGCTGGCCGAGCACAAGCTGGTGGTGGTCTACATGAGCATCACCACGCTGGACGCCGATATGGCCCGCACGCTCGAACCGCGCGCGGCCGCCCCCTGGCGCCGCCTGGAAGCCGTGCGCAACCTGACCGCCGCCGGGGTGCCGGTCGGGGTGCTGGTGGCGCCCGTGATCCCGTTCATCAACGATGACGCCATGGAACACATCCTGCAGGAATCCAAGGCGGCGGGCGCGCACTACGCCAGTTACACCGTCATCCGCCTGCCGTGGGAAGTCAAAACCCTGTTCGAGGACTGGCTCAACGCCCACTACCCGGATCGCGCCCAGCGCGTGCTCCATCGCATCGAAGACCTGCGCAACGGCCGCCGCAATGACCCCAACTTCGGTTCGCGCATGCGCGGCACCGGCATCTGGGCCGACCTGCTGCGCCAGCGCTTCGCCGTGGCCACCCGCAAGCTCGGCCTGAACCGCCATCGGCTGGCGCTCGACTGCGACCGTTTCCAGCCGCCGGCGCCCGCCGGTGGTTCCGCCGCCTTGTTCTCGCCGGCCGCCGCCGGTGCCCCCGTTTTCCCATCCCCGGCTGGCGCGAAAGCGTCTTCAGGGGTCCCTTTTGCCAGTGCCTTGCCGGTTGCCGGCGCCTACGGGCGCGGCGCGCGCCAATTGCGCGCCATGGTCGCCGGGCAATTGTCGTTGTTCGATTGA
- the cysD gene encoding sulfate adenylyltransferase subunit CysD has protein sequence MSAVIQRSHLDWLESEAIFIMREVAAESEKPVLLFSGGKDSVVLLRLAEKAFRPGRFPFPLMHIDTGHNFDEVIAFRDARAAELGETLIVRSVEDSIKRGSVVLRRETDSRNAAQAVTLLEAIEEFGFDACIGGARRDEEKARAKERIFSFRDEFGQWDPKAQRPELWNLFNTKVHRGENMRVFPISNWTELDVWQYIQREQLALPSIYFSHEREVVRRKGLLVPVTRLTPPQDGDTVERLSVRFRTVGDISCTCPVASDATDTAAIIAETAVTDITERGATRMDDQTSEASMERRKKEGYF, from the coding sequence ATGTCCGCAGTGATCCAACGCAGCCACCTGGACTGGCTGGAATCGGAAGCCATTTTCATCATGCGCGAGGTGGCGGCCGAAAGCGAGAAGCCCGTGCTGCTGTTCTCGGGCGGCAAGGATTCGGTGGTGCTGCTGCGCCTGGCCGAAAAGGCCTTCCGTCCGGGGCGCTTTCCGTTCCCGCTGATGCACATCGACACCGGCCACAACTTCGACGAGGTGATCGCCTTCCGCGACGCCCGCGCGGCCGAGCTGGGCGAGACGCTGATCGTGCGCAGCGTCGAAGACTCGATCAAGCGCGGCAGCGTGGTGCTGCGGCGCGAGACCGACTCGCGCAACGCGGCGCAGGCCGTGACGCTGCTGGAGGCGATCGAGGAATTCGGCTTCGACGCCTGCATCGGCGGCGCCCGCCGTGACGAGGAAAAGGCGCGCGCCAAGGAGCGCATCTTCTCGTTCCGCGACGAGTTCGGCCAGTGGGACCCCAAGGCCCAGCGTCCCGAACTGTGGAACCTGTTCAACACCAAGGTGCACCGCGGCGAGAACATGCGGGTGTTTCCGATCTCCAACTGGACCGAGCTGGACGTCTGGCAGTACATCCAGCGCGAGCAGCTGGCGCTGCCGTCGATCTACTTCAGCCACGAGCGCGAGGTGGTGCGGCGCAAGGGCCTGCTGGTGCCGGTCACGCGCCTGACGCCGCCGCAGGACGGCGACACGGTCGAGCGCCTGTCGGTGCGCTTCCGTACCGTGGGTGACATTTCCTGCACCTGCCCGGTGGCCTCCGACGCCACCGATACGGCCGCCATCATCGCCGAGACCGCGGTGACCGACATCACCGAGCGCGGCGCCACGCGCATGGACGACCAGACTTCCGAGGCCTCGATGGAGCGCCGCAAGAAGGAAGGCTATTTCTGA
- a CDS encoding CoA pyrophosphatase translates to MSDSSSSARPRRPLARPGFDPASQPWVVANDSLLAVPSGLLTPDQLRGTLSQPATWTLELSRDNDLRYPGREGAPVPAAVLIPLVTRENGVHIMLTQRAAHLHDHAGQISFPGGRIETSDATPIDAALREAHEETGLPANHVEVLGSMPPYLTATGFSIIPVVSLVTPGFQLAPDAFEVAEVFEVPLSFLMDPANHRLYEARLEDGRVRHYYGMPYGRHFIWGATAGMLRNLYHLLRNGFQPR, encoded by the coding sequence ATGTCTGATTCCTCGTCTTCCGCTCGGCCACGACGGCCATTGGCGCGTCCCGGATTCGATCCGGCGTCGCAACCCTGGGTCGTCGCCAACGATTCCCTGCTGGCGGTGCCGTCCGGCCTGCTCACGCCCGACCAGCTGCGCGGCACGCTCAGCCAGCCTGCCACCTGGACGCTCGAGCTGTCGCGCGACAACGACCTGCGCTATCCCGGCCGCGAAGGCGCGCCGGTGCCGGCGGCCGTGCTGATTCCGCTGGTGACCCGCGAGAACGGCGTGCACATCATGCTGACCCAGCGCGCGGCCCACCTGCACGACCACGCCGGCCAGATCAGTTTTCCGGGCGGCCGCATCGAGACCAGCGACGCCACCCCGATCGACGCCGCCCTGCGCGAGGCGCACGAGGAAACCGGGCTGCCGGCCAACCACGTCGAGGTGCTGGGCAGCATGCCGCCGTACCTGACCGCCACGGGTTTCTCGATCATTCCCGTGGTGTCGCTGGTGACCCCCGGCTTCCAGCTGGCGCCGGACGCGTTCGAGGTGGCCGAGGTGTTCGAGGTGCCGCTGTCGTTCCTGATGGATCCGGCCAATCACCGCCTGTACGAGGCGCGGCTCGAGGATGGCCGGGTGCGCCACTATTACGGTATGCCGTATGGCAGGCACTTCATCTGGGGCGCCACGGCCGGCATGCTGCGCAACCTCTATCACCTGTTGCGCAACGGCTTCCAGCCGCGTTGA
- the rsgA gene encoding ribosome small subunit-dependent GTPase A, with product MNDRNKAAFQDAPQGSAPANAANEGRIIAAHGRHYTVELADGSLRKCFPRGKKAGAAVGDRVRITPQGQDEGAIDAILPRRNLLYRSDEMRSKQFASNVDQLLIVVAVQPTFSDDLTGRALAGAWSAGIEPLIILNKTDIADALTAARARLAPIAALGVDIIELSALEPEKVHTLLAPRLAGRTNLLLGQSGMGKSTLLNALVPDAAAPTREHSTALDMGKHTTTSTRLYHLPAPGGDLIDSPGFQAFGLQHLSREDIIRGFPEFTQPIESCRFYNCTHRHEPGCGVVAALDAGAIDPARYALYLRILDENLAGQQRY from the coding sequence ATGAACGACCGGAACAAGGCCGCCTTCCAGGACGCGCCCCAAGGCAGCGCGCCCGCCAACGCCGCCAACGAAGGCCGCATCATCGCGGCGCACGGCCGCCACTACACCGTCGAGCTGGCCGATGGCAGCCTGCGCAAGTGCTTTCCGCGCGGCAAGAAGGCCGGCGCCGCCGTCGGCGACCGCGTCCGCATCACGCCCCAAGGCCAGGACGAAGGCGCCATCGACGCGATCCTGCCGCGGCGCAACCTGCTGTACCGCTCCGATGAAATGCGGTCCAAGCAATTCGCGTCAAACGTGGACCAGTTGCTGATCGTCGTGGCGGTGCAGCCGACCTTCTCCGACGATCTCACCGGCCGCGCGCTGGCCGGCGCCTGGAGCGCCGGCATCGAGCCGCTGATCATCCTGAACAAGACCGACATCGCCGACGCGCTGACCGCAGCCCGCGCCCGCCTGGCGCCGATCGCCGCACTGGGCGTGGACATCATCGAACTGAGCGCGCTGGAACCCGAAAAGGTCCACACGCTGCTGGCGCCGCGCCTGGCCGGCCGCACCAACCTGCTGCTGGGGCAGAGCGGCATGGGCAAGTCGACGCTGCTGAACGCGCTGGTGCCGGACGCCGCCGCGCCCACCCGCGAGCATTCGACGGCGCTGGACATGGGCAAGCACACCACCACCAGCACCCGTCTCTATCACCTGCCCGCGCCGGGCGGCGACCTGATCGACTCGCCGGGCTTCCAGGCCTTCGGCCTGCAGCACCTGAGCCGCGAGGACATCATCCGCGGTTTTCCGGAGTTCACCCAGCCGATCGAGTCGTGCCGTTTCTACAACTGCACCCATCGCCACGAGCCGGGCTGCGGCGTGGTCGCGGCGCTGGACGCGGGCGCGATCGATCCGGCGCGCTATGCGCTGTACCTGCGCATCCTGGACGAGAACCTGGCGGGACAGCAACGGTATTGA